Proteins encoded within one genomic window of Besnoitia besnoiti strain Bb-Ger1 chromosome II, whole genome shotgun sequence:
- a CDS encoding hypothetical protein (encoded by transcript BESB_039030), which produces MRTSSGGLRPRSAAPAGPRASSPCPVRPPRPTPHNLLESSGHSFGAQSEQPGRHNPTALFALELPREVWRLHQEPRSSGDDPQAETRQEGISGPAALPHMERLVLHHRVECEVSAYIRELLATEQGRQALRATLHHAVDMGLFDVLGGAADAPGEGRRPGRPWVSGVHVLSGEEARRDESEARTGGVSFAKESVCDPFLHGFLSQCGAEQRHGEEEEDRPHLLQDLWKQYVLPLQEELPQRTRGSRGESAEVGLEGPHVCRLRKNRNIVYVPYTPYKPHASQRRR; this is translated from the coding sequence ATGCGGACTTCCTCGGGAGGCCTCAGGCCccggtctgcggcgcccgctgggcctcgcgcctcttcccCGTGTCCCGTCCGCCCGCCACGCCCTACTCCGCATAACCTCCTGGAGAGCAGCGGCCACTCGTTTGGCGCGCAAAGCGAGCAGCCGGGTCGGCACAACCCCACGGCGCTTTTCGCCCTCGAGCTCCCCCGAGAAGTCTGGAGACTGCACCAGGAGCCGCGCAGCTCAGGGGACGACCCccaggcagagacgcgccaAGAGGGTATCTCTGGCCCGGCCGCTCTCCCCCACATGGAGCGCCTAGTCCTTCACCACCGTGTCGAGTGCGAGGTGTCGGCTTATATTCGGGAACTCCTGGCCACGGAGCAGGGacgccaggcgctgcgcgccacgCTGCACCACGCGGTCGACATGGGCCTCTTCGATGTCttggggggggcggcggacgcgccagGCGAAGGCAGGAGGCCTGGTAGACCGTGGGTGAGCGGCGTACACGTCTtaagcggagaggaggccaggcgtgacgagagcgaggcgcgaacGGGGGGTGTGTCGTTCGCGAAGGAGTCCGTCTGCGATCCCTTCCTCCACGGGTTCCTGTCGCAGTGCGGGGCCGAGCAGCGGCatggagaagaagaggaggatcGTCCTCACTTGCTGCAGGATCTGTGGAAGCAGTATGTGCTGCCGTTGCAAGAAGAGCTTCCCCAGCGGACGAGGGGAAGTCGCGGCGAAAGCGCGGAAGTCGGCCTCGAAGGCCCCCACGTGTGCCGTCTGCGCAAAAACAGAAACATCGTGTACGTTCCATACACGCCCTACAAGCCGCATGCgtcgcagagacggcgctgA
- a CDS encoding hypothetical protein (encoded by transcript BESB_039040), protein MAEGGDPAPGVSSSPSDSPLSPVVPPLVSASPTLAEASDEAENSHLPFHSNPENGATVPMETHLESHSDEESEARHAAADSHAESQHSRYDARGSARIEEGERGDPARLSPRASGDDGAPEECFREAGGDETVETQMLGQAADEEWARRSVRACDSDSEDDGVASSCSGAPSCVDRDNKIRGWSGEQAENRGGFDAAANGVGRASDAEEAGKAADEDGKREDGDGMVCDWRGGERPQSHDAEGAAEQDKSGCQAGEEANPIRDDYGEATEAIHRDLTSTLPPDARRRVQAETEELGGKRMSSRQALRNRDAEEEERSPSDEEETGGEGREEKGAVDVELDDGRECRDHEPAPRLLRYHRSFGDPLPESPKRARVATRFPAYVDGFSTRFYESPFYRVDREDSSENADEPPDFFASSPPLFPPHYGSRDGFSFSGSAPLAGQGAATVPPPSPPLSPVLRYEEEIHKRIATASASLPVPVGSPSPAGASAAPEASTPRRGSAGCLGSPPDSARSASPSEASVGSEDSFARLVARASRTADRYPTALNEAELLPPFANATNRRVHQEILELRAKTNALNMRLAERADRSKLVAAHLRQLRAEAKTLEHILAARSQSVASERLLADLHQRHHGKIASERKQLQGELHALQERLLAVQAEARAGGAEMDAFKLKMNWNEDELQQWVAAERQKERDRLEVERLQREDEREVKQLNLQVEKLSAETSEKKRELHGRATDAQALQVQLQTTAKHFRTIQQDRLQVIEQWEAALEGMRQRDEAIKAAAARYDVAQEEVRKKLDQLAHLRSFSADQRAANADLAKELQQLEKKIEKVQHEFAQAKMRLVEIHEAGEEARSQLSAAASSAFRSKAEIAHLNSLLEGKRQALDALTHRRVQMKKRFENELANSQERDDGLQQAEAFCRQVEALCQSLEKQLKKGRDELFEAAQQHAAQETLQHTTQTEIRSSEAALKNLGTQLTRLDQERQRQQELLYAVEYQSQLMQRKVSRAAGVRGVAEKKELKAKIEKLETILADQTQQCQMLHSQMKRLESELRKSQRVLQTRQAAAASLASAVADLGVECEFFTREVHNTQREKELITVEQDTLKLDARRLREQLRAQTEALTEAENGKLQTQQTIEEEILKAEHRLEIAKTAARAVAEERHRLALETASRKAKIANLESKYAVIVQKIKQVDGDGGTERSQVYYIIKAGQEKAELQRIGDELDRRIRNAESEIRALALTLEQLRATNGRFKHALSEETGFVKNQRARRDELEKRVHDAHNAKFEKHQHLQGLRGELEAERARMQEAEKYFEVLVAQKQTALVALEALRHEVAGQHEKLRRAAERHRHTLKRARQNNILPPHAADAAAPRPASPSFALGFDPTTQTNVEMEPHLESLKHHLDALRRVMAYGQ, encoded by the exons atggcggaaggaggcgaccCGGCCCCCGGggtttcttcttcgccttctgactctcctctctctcccgtaGTTCCTCCTCTTGTTTCGGCCTCTCCCACGCTTGCGGAGGCGTCTGATGAGGCGGAAAACTCCCACCTTCCATTTCATAGCAACCCTGAGAACGGCGCGACGGTGCCCATGGAAACGCATCTCGAATCGCACTCCGAcgaggaaagcgaggcgcGTCATGCCGCGGCAGACAGCCACGCAGAGTCCCAACACAGCCGTTATGACGCGCGTGGCTCTGCAAGGATagaggaaggcgaacgaGGCGATCCCGCACGTCTCTCGCCGCGTGCAAGCGGCGACGATGGCGCGCCGGAAGAGTGCTTCAGAGAGGCGGGGGGCGACGAAACAGTGGAGACACAGATGCTGGGACAGGCTGCGGACGAAGAAtgggcgcgccgctcggtacgcgcctgcgacagcgacagcgaggatgatggcgtcgcttcctcctgtTCAGGCGCTCCCTCCTGCGTGGACAGAGACAACAAGATCCGCGGCTGGTCGGGTGAACAGGCGGAGAATCGGGGTGGATTCGATGCAGCGGCAAACGGCGTAGGGCGTGCGAgtgacgcagaggaagctggcaaggccgcagacgaggatgGAAAAcgggaggacggcgacggcatGGTGTGCGACTGGCGAGGGGGCGAGCGACCGCAGAGCCACGACGCTGAAGGGGCTGCGGAGCAAGACAAGAGCGGATGTCAGGCTGGAGAGGAGGCCAATCCAATTCGAGACGACTACGGCGAAGCGACAGAAGCCATCCATCGAGACCTCACCTCGACCCTGCCTCCGGAcgctcggcgacgcgtccaGGCAGAGACCGAGGAACTCGGCGGAAAGCGGATGAGCTCAAGGCAGGCGTTGAGGAACcgggacgcggaagaagaagagagaagcccCAGCGATGAGGAAGAAACCGGCGGAGAGGGtagagaagagaaaggggCTGTTGATGTTGAACTGGATGACGGACGCGAATGCCGTGACCACGAGCCAGCGCCGAGGCTCCTCCGCTACCATCGGAGTTTCGGCGACCCGCTGCCTGAAAGTCCAAAGCGCGCCCGAGTGGCAACGCGCTTTCCCGCCTACGTGGACGGCTTCAGCACGCGCTTCTACGAATCGCCGTTCTACCGCGTTGACCGCGAAGACTCCTCGGAAAACGCTGACGAACCTCCGGacttcttcgcgtcctcgcctcctctgtttCCGCCGCATTACGGCTCTCGGGACGGCTTCTCGTTCTCGGGCAGTGCCCCCCTTGCCGGTCAAGGCGCGGCAACCGTCCCTCCGccatcgccgccgctgtcgccagTTCTGCGCTACGAGGAAGAGATCCACAAACGCATCGCcaccgcgtctgcctccttgCCAGTCCCTGTGGGGTCTCCAAgccccgcaggcgcctcggccgccccCGAGGCTTCGACGCCCCGCCGGGGCTCTGCGGGCTGCCTGGGCTCTCCGCCGGATTCTGCGCGgtctgcctcgccctcggAGGCGTCCGTCGGGAGCGAAGATTCGTTTGCGCGTCTggtggcgcgcgcgagcaggaCGGCTGACCGGTATCCAACTGCGCTGAACGAGGCGGAGCTTCTGCCGCCGTTTGCAAACGCGACGAACCGGCGCGTTCACCAGGAGATTTTGGAGCTGcgggcgaagacgaacgcGCTGAATATGCGGCTCGCCGAGAGAGCGGACCGCAGCAAGCTGGTCGCCGCTcatctgcggcagctgcgtgcggaggcgaagacgctggAGCACATCCTCGCGGCCAGGTCGCAGAGTGTCGccagcgagcgcctcctcgcagatCTCCATCAACGCCACCACGGAAAGATCGCCAGCGAGCGAAAGCAACTGCAGGGTGAACTccacgcgctgcaggagcggCTGCTCGCTGTCCAGGCCGAagcccgcgcaggcggcgccgagatGGACGCCTTCAAACTCAAAATGAACTGGAACGAAGACGAACTGCAACAGTGGGTtgcggcagagagacagaaggag CGTGATCGCCTGGAGGTTGAGCGCCTGCAAcgcgaagacgagcgcgaggtGAAGCAGCTGAATCTGCAAGTCGAGAAACTCAGCGCGGAGaccagcgagaagaagcgagagctCCACGGCCGCGCCACGGACGCGCAGGCCCTCCAggtgcagctgcagacgacggcCAAACACTTCCGCACCATCCAGCAGGACCGGCTCCAAGTGATTGAGCAGTG GGAAGCTGCGCTCGAGGGCATGCGTCAGCGCGACGAAGCCATCaaagcggccgctgcgcgatACGATGTGGCGCAGGAGGAAGTGCGGAAGAAGCTTGACCAGCTCG CGCATCTTCGAAGCTTCTCGGCTGACCAGCGCGCGGCAAACGCAGATCTGGCGaaagagctgcagcagctcgaaaAGAAAATCGAGAAGGTTCAACACGAGTTCGCCCAGGCCAAGATGCGGCTGGTGGAGATCCACGAGGCT GGCGAGGAAGCTCGGTCTCAGTtgtctgcggcagcgtcgaGCGCGTTCAGAAGCAAAGCGGAGATCGCGCATTTGAATTCGCTTCTCGAGGGTAAGCGTCAGGCGCTGGATGCGCTGACGCATCGGCGGGtgcagatgaagaagagaTTCGAGAACGAGCTCGCGAACTCGCAGGAGCGCGACGATGGCCTCCAGCAAGCGGAGGCCTTCTGCAGGCAGGTTGAAGCCTTGTGTCAGAGTCTCGAGAAGCAGTTGAAGAAGGGTCGCGACGAGCTCTTCGAGGCTGCCCAGCAGCACGCCGCTCAGGAGACGCTCCAACACACCACGCAAACGGAGATACGCAGCTCCGAGGCTGCGCTGAAGAACCTCGGG ACGCAGCTGACGCGGCTCGATCAGGAGCGCCAGCGTCAGCAGGAGCTGCTCTACGCAGTGGAGTATCAGTCGCAGCTGATGCAGCGGAaggtctctcgcgcggcgggcgttcgcggcgtggcggagaagaaggagctgAAGGCGAAAATTGAAAAACTCGAGACG ATTCTCGCCGATCAGACTCAGCAGTGTCAGATGCTCCACTCCCAGATGAAGCGCCTCGAGAGCGAACTGAG AAAGTCTCAACGTGTGCTTCAAACACGccaggcggctgccgcgtcgctggcgagcgcagTGGCAGACTTGGGGGTCGAGTGCGAGTTCTTCACGCGCGAAGTGCACAacacgcagagggagaaggagctgATCACGGTCGAGCAGGACACGCTGAAACTGGAT gcgcgccgcctgcgcgagcagttgcgggcgcagacggaggCTCTGACTGAGGCGGAGAATGGGAAGCttcagacgcagcagacaaTAGAGGAGGAGATTTTAAAGGCCGAGCACAGGCTGGAGATTGCCAAGACTGCAGCA CGGGCTGTGGCTGAGGAGAGGCACCGCCTGGCGCTGGAGACTGCATCTCGCAAGGCAAAAATAGCGAATCTCGAAAGCAAGTATGCCGTCATTGTTCAG AAAATCAAGCAGGTCGACGGCGACGGGGGCACGGAGCGGTCTCAGGTGTATTACATCATCAAAGCTGGTCAG GAGAAAGCCGAGCTTCAGCGCATAGGCGACGAGCTCGACCGGAGGATTCGAAATGCGGAGTCTGAaatccgcgccctcgcgctcacGCTCGAGCAGCTGAGGGCGACCAATGGCCGCTTCAAGCATGCATTGAGCGAAGAGACGGGGTTTGTTAAGAATCAGAGAGCTCGCCGAGATGAACTCGAGAAGAGAGTCCACGATGCTCACAATGCGAAATTCGAAAAGCATCAGCACCTACAGGGCCTACGAGGCGAGCTTGAGGCCGAGCGAGCCAGAATgcaggaagcagaaaaaTATTTCGAGGTCCTCGTGGCGCAGAAACAG